The following DNA comes from Bacteroidia bacterium.
TAGGTTACAACAAACGGACAGTTGAGGTTTTCTATTTAACTCCGTTCTTTATGACAACTAAAAATGTTCCAACCGACATAGACAAAAGAGTAGAATGGGTAAAGGTTGACAAGAACGTTAATGAACTTGAACTTAAATCACCTTAATCAATGAAAGACTATACTTTGACAGGTTGGCAAGACTACTGGAAAATTTTTGACGAGTTGCTTGTACTTTTGAAAGCAGACAATCAAGAACAAATAATTTTAGAATTTAAGGATGCACGGTTATATGTAAACGGTTTGACAGATGGTTGGTTTGAATTCAAATCTGCGTTTGAGAAATCACTACAAGCAAACAGAACTAAAATGACAGTTGACCAATCGGACATTGCGGACTTTTTAATTTTGACACTAAACAAATCGCTGACGAACAGATGAAAAGAAAAACAACCGCTAACATCGGTAGCTGTTGCACAACTCTCTAAAAAAAGAAAAAAACATCAAAAACGGCTTCATTAGAAGCGTTTTAAGCACACTCGTTTTTTCAACTATGCTTTTTAAGTTGGTTTTTTTGGTGGTTTATATAGGAGTTGTGAGCGTTGTGATGTAGTCAATAAAAAAACGAAAGGTGTTTTGCGCAGTTGCCTCTATTTTTTGCATGGCTTGCGCTATGCTGTTGGCTTTGTGGCGGGTGAATTTCATCAGCTTTTTCAAGTTGTATGTTAAAGCAGCCATTAATACATGTTTGTTTGCCTGTGTCATACCTCTTGAATTGATTTTCTTCATGTTTAAGAAGTTAATGAGAGTGCCCAACACCGGCTCTACGGTTTTACTTCTTATACGGCTTATCTTTTTGGCATAGCTTGGATTGTTGGTAAGCTTGTGATGCATGCGGTCGTAATAGGGCTTATCTATGCTTTCTTCTAACTTCTTAAACTTGGTAGCCACTCCACAACATTGCAGTCTTAACGGGCATTTGCTACATACGGTTTCGCTGCTTCTGAAGCTTTTCTTTTCATATCCTTTACTATCGGTTTTAATACCTTTATAACTCAATATGGCTTTGTTGCCGCCTTCTTTGATGCACTCGTATTGATTCAGTTCGGCATTATATATAAAACCTTCCCGCTCGGGTTTGTATTGCCCGAAGTTGGGGATGTAGGCATCTATGTTATGCTCTTCACAATACTTTAAAGCGGTGCCGCTGCTATAGCCGGCATCGGCTGTGATTTGTGCTATCTTTAATCCAATGTGTTTAAAGTTTTCTTGAGCTTGTTGTAATATCTCCGGCAGGTTTTCAGAGTCTTTACTGCCGGCTGTGCTAGCGCATGCTGCCGTGATAACATGATGGGCATCGTCTACGGCTATTTGTCCGGCATAGTTGAGTTGACGTGGCTTTCC
Coding sequences within:
- a CDS encoding IS1182 family transposase, with the protein product MQGRKDIQPKMLYQVSIDSLVPTDNFYRLLSQTLDLNFLYKATAMYYGTEGQESIDPVVFFKICLIGYLNNINSDRRLMAYCSNCLDTRWYLKYDIDEDLPWHSTISRTRQLYGEEVFLSLFQKVLSMCVQKGMIRGKRQAVDSAYIKANASMDSLVEKEVIEDSSAYVNELNEGSEYKVTSERKKLVERHHTWKVKEYKDMPGHVDNPKQVDEQGNTIRPRYLSNHTHYSPTDPDAKISTKPGKPRQLNYAGQIAVDDAHHVITAACASTAGSKDSENLPEILQQAQENFKHIGLKIAQITADAGYSSGTALKYCEEHNIDAYIPNFGQYKPEREGFIYNAELNQYECIKEGGNKAILSYKGIKTDSKGYEKKSFRSSETVCSKCPLRLQCCGVATKFKKLEESIDKPYYDRMHHKLTNNPSYAKKISRIRSKTVEPVLGTLINFLNMKKINSRGMTQANKHVLMAALTYNLKKLMKFTRHKANSIAQAMQKIEATAQNTFRFFIDYITTLTTPI